The nucleotide window TTAAACGTGTAGCGCTATCATGATTTCCAGCGATTGCTAAAATCGGCGTTTTTTCATCGACTAAAATTTCTTTCAATGTTTTATTTAAAAGTTGGATCGCATCTGTCGGTGGTACTGACCGATCATACAAATCTCCGGCTATAATAATGACATCCGGCTTTTCTTTTCTGATTTCTTCGATAAACTGTTCAAGCACAAATTGCTGGTCTTTCGTCATCGATACACCTTGTACTATTTTTCCTAAATGCCAATCTGCTGTATGGAAAATTTTCATGAATACCGCCTCCTATCTTATAACTATAAGTGTACATGAGCGAAAATAAAAAAACCATATCGTACGAATATTCGTTCGTACGATGTGGTTTCGATAATTACTGCTTTACAGCCATTTTGCCGGCTGAAATTTCTTCCATGTAGTGGCATGCCGCTTCATGCGTATTCTTCATAATGGAAGATGTACGCAAAACAGGTTCTTCCGTTCTGCACTTATCTGTCGCAAATGGACAGCGTGTATGGAATCGGCAGCCTTGTGGCGGATCGATAGGTGACGGCACATCACCTTTTAAAACAATACGGCTTTTTACAGCATCCGGGTCCGGCACGGGAATCGCTGATAATAATGCTTTCGTATAAGGATGCTGCGGGTTTTCGAACAGGCTTGTTTTATCGGCAATCTCTACAATTTTCCCTAAATACATTACGATAATACGATCCGAAATATGACGTACCACCCCTAGGTCATGCGAGATGAATAAATAAGTTAAACCGTATTCATTTTGCAGCTCTTCCAGTAAATTCAGCACTTGCGCCTGAATCGATACGTCCAGCGCAGATACCGCTTCATCACAAATAATCAGTTTTGGATCAACCGAGAGCGCACGGGCAATACCGATACGCTGACGTTGACCACCCGAGAATTCATGCGGGTAGCGGTCTGCCTGATATGGTCGTAATCCAACCGTTTCAAGCAGTTGTTCAATACGGGCACGTCGCTGATTTGGCGGCAGTACATTTTGAATATGCATCGCTTCGTTCAGCACACTTGCAACTGTCTGACGCGGATTGATCGAAGCATACGGATCCTGGAAAATGATTTGCAGATCTTTGCGGAATTTACGCATTTCGCCTTTCGGAATTTTCGTAATATCCGTCCCCTGAAATACTACGGAACCATCTGTCGGCTCTTCCAAACGTAAAATCGCACGGCCTGTCGTAGATTTACCACAGCCCGATTCTCCTACAATGCTGACAGTCTCTCCTTCATAAATCGTAAAGGAAATATCATCTACCGCTTTTACGTGGTTGACTGTACGGCCCAGAAATCCTCCCTTAATCGGGAAATACTGTTTTAGTCCTTCAACCTTTAACAGTTCTTTTTTCGCCATATAGCGTCACCTCCGATTCTCCATCCCATTCATCCGAATACATCCAACAGCGGATCTGCTCTGAACTGTTGTCATCTGTATTCAGTAAATCCGGCTGTTTTTTATGGCAAAGCTCGATTGCAACAGGGCAACGTGGAGCAAAGCGGCATCCTACCGGCATTTCATGCGGGCTTGGCACCATTCCTTTAATCGGAATCAGTTTTTCCTGTTCCACATCGTGACGTGGCAATGAATTAAGTAAGCCTAACGTATATGGATGCTTCGGATTTTTGAATAATGATCGGACATCTGAGTATTCTACAACTTGTCCTGCATACATTACTGCCACATAATCACATGTTTCCGCTACTACACCTAAATCATGGGTAATCATAATAACAGACATGCCTAAACGGTTTTGCAGGTCTTTTATCAGTTCCAGAATTTGCGCTTGTATCGTTACGTCCAGCGCTGTTGTAGGCTCATCCGCAATTAAAATTTCCGGGTCGCATGCCAGTGCCATCGCGATCATTACACGTTGACGCATCCCCCCTGAAAGTTCGTGCGGGTATTGCTTAACACGCTTTTCGGGTGATGGAATACCTACAAGCTTCAGCATCTCTACGGATTGCTGCATCGCTGCTTTTTTGTCCAGTTTTTTATGGATCCGGATTGTTTCACTAATCTGCTGGCCAACTGTATAAACCGGGTTTAACGATGTCATCGGCTCTTGGAAAATCATAGAAATCTGGTTTCCCCGAATATCACGCATCGCTTTTTCAGAAAGCTTCAGCAAGTCCTTCCCTTTAAAAAGAACTTCGCCGCCTTTCGTTTTACCGTTTGATGCAAGTAAGCGCAGTATTGAAAGTGATGTGATACTTTTTCCGGAACCGGACTCTCCTACAATCCCGATTGTTTTACCCTTTGGAACAGTAAAGCTTACACCATCAACAGCACGTACTTCTCCCGCATCCGTGCCGAAAGAAGTTTGTAAATTGTTTACGACTAAAATGTTTTCCATTTCATTCATTTGCCACACCTCTTTTCATTAGTTCAAGTCAATTCGTTTATTTAAGAACTTGTAAGAAATATCAACAAGCAGGTTTACAATTACGAATAATAGTGAAATTACAAGTACAGTACCTTGAACAATCGGGAAATCCCGTTGCCTGATTGCATCAATTGTGAGACGTCCCATGCCGTTGATAGCAAAAATCGTCTCAGTTAATACAGCACCGCCCAAGAAACCGCCAAATTCCAGACCAATAACTGTTACAACAGGAATCAGCGCATTTTTCAGTGCATGGCGGTAAATAACGATACGTTCTGATACACCTTTTGCACGAGCAGTACGGATATAATCCTGACCGATTACTTCAAGCATTGACGAACGTGTCATACGAGCAATGATTGCTGCTCCCCCTGTCCCCAGTGTTACGACAGGTAAAATAATTTGGCGCCATGAATCTCCCCATCCGGAAGGACGCATTTTCAGAAATTCGGGCAGGTCCATATCGAATGGCAGGTTCCCTAATGCAAACCATTGGATCAAGAGTAAACCTAACCAGAAGTTCGGCATTGAAAGACCGAAAAGTGCGACAATCATGATCGATACATCGGTAAGTGTATAATGGCGAACTGCCGAAATGATTCCGGCAATTAAACCGATAAATACAGCTAAAATTGTGGCATATACAGATACCTCAACTGTAATCCAAAAACGTGCCTGAATTTCATCCATTACCGGGCGTCCGCTGCGAATGGAATTTCCTAAATCACCTTGCAGGGCATTTCCTAAAAACCGGCCGTATTGCACATATGGCGGATCATTCAGACCCAGTTTTTCACGTAGATTTTCTACCGTTTGTTCAGATGCACCTTCCCCTGCCATTACTTGGGCAGGATCTCCAGGAATTAGGAACATCAATGAAAATACTAAAATTGAAACCCCAAACAGTACGGGAATCGTTTGTAATAAACGACGAATAATATATTTAGTCATTTACTGTTCCACCTCCTATTGTTTCATCTTCGGATCAAGTGCATCACGTAACCCGTCACCAAAAATATTAAATGCCAATACTACGATAACAATCATCATTCCAGGAATTAATACCATATGTCCCGCATTATGCATAAACGCACGACCATCACTTAACATAGCTCCCCATTCCGCTGCTGGCGGCTGTGCGCCTAAACCTAGGAATGCCAAACCGGAAGCTGTCAGAATCGCCGTTGCAATACGCATCGTTGCCTGTACGATAATAGGTGACATAATATTCGGTAAAATATGCTTAAAGATGATGCGGATATCTGATGCACCGAGTGCTTTGACTGCATCAATGTACTCGAGTTTTTTCACTTGTAAGGTCGAACCTCGGACAATACGGGCGAATGCCGGTATCGAGAATATTCCAACCGCAATAATTACGTTTATTAAACTGCCGCCTAATACTGATACAATCGCAAGTGCCAGTAAAATACCAGGGAATGCCAGCAAAATATCCATAAGACGCATCGTAATTGTATCTACTGCCCCTCCATAGTATCCCGCTATAATTCCTATGACGACTCCGATAACTCCGCCAATAAATACGGATAAAAATCCAACCGTCAGCGTCAGCTTCGTACCGTTAACAATCCTGGAGAAAATGTCCCGCCCGAAGTTATCAGTACCAAACCAATGCTCTTTTGAAGGTGGTTGCAGTTTGTTTAAAATATTTTGAGCATTCGGATCTGTCTTTACTAAAAATGGTCCAAATATCCCTACTAAAATGATAAAAAGAATAATGATTCCACCAACTACTGCCGCTTTATTTTTTAATAGACGCTTCATAAACGTTTTAAATGCTTCAGCTCGGGGATTGCTTTTTCTCACAGTAGAAGGATTTTGTTCTGTTTGTGTTGTACTCATATAATTCACCCTTTCAAATTTTATTTTCCTTCTTACAACAATATTAAATTTGTATAAGCATTAGTATATAGAGTGAAATCTGAACATTTCAACATAATATTTTTTTACTAAAATTCAGAATATTTTAATATTTTTATGTTTTTTAGTTCAAAAGTTATACCTATATAATATACTTTTATCTGGAAATATAACCAAAAACTTGGTTCTGTTATATTTTTATCATTTTTCTGAATTTAACAATATTATAATAAGATACTATAAAATACATAATTTTTCTACTTAAAAAAGTTTTTTTCTTTTTTGTATTTGATGCTATGGGATCATGTGCTATTCTATTAACAGAAATTACATTTTTGTAATATTCTAAAATCAACTAAATGGGGGGACTTCCAACATGTCATTTTCTAAAAAGTCGCTATGGATGCTACTTCTTACATTTACACTTGCACTTGTGCTAGCAGCATGTGCCGGCGGAGATGATTCAGAAGACACATCAAAAGATAGCGGAGACACTGGAACTGAAACAAATACTGACTCTGGTACTACAGAGGAGGCTGCGGGTGGCGGCGACTTAATTATCGCCGAGTTATCTGATGCAAGTTCATTGGATCCACATGGTTCAAATGACGTACCATCATCTAACATTCAATCAAACCTTTATGAAACTTTAGTAAACCGTGATGCAGACGGGGAATTAGTACCTGGTCTTGCAGAATCTTGGACTCAAGTAGACGATGTAACTTGGGAATTCAAGCTTAAACAAGGTGTTACTTTCCATGACGGTGAAGAATTTAACGCTGAGGCTGTAAAGGCTTCATTCGACCGTTTATTAGATCCGGAAGTTGCATCTCCACGTGCTTTCTTATTTGAGATGGTAACAGAAGTTAAAGTAGTAGATGAATCTACTGTTCAATTTGTAACTGAATACCCGTTCTCACCATTACTTGCTCATTTAACGCATAATGGTGGCAGCATCATTTCACCAAAATCAATTGAAGAAGATTACGCTGCAATGGAAGCTGATTCATCAGTCAATGCGGGTTCTGTAATCGGAACAAACCCTGTTGGTACTGGTCCATTCAAATTTGAAAGCTGGACTCCGGGTACTGAAATTAAGTTAGTTAAATACGCAGAATACGCTGGCACTCCGGCACACATTGATTCTGTAACATTCAAAGTAGTACCTGAAGGAGCTACTCGTGTTGCGGAATTAGAATCAGGTTATGCACACATCATCGGTGCAGTAGAGCCTGCTCAAGTAGCAAATGTTAATAGTTTTGATGAAGCTTCTGTATTAGAAACGGCTTCTTCTTCTTTAACATACCTTGGCTTCAATACTGAAAAAGAGCCTTTCAACGATCCAAAAGTACGTCAAGCAATCTCTAAAGCAATCGACCGCCCAACTTTAATCGAAGGTATTTATGAAGGCTTTGGTATTCCTGCGATTTCACCATTAGCTCCTGGTATTTTCGGATACACAGAAGATGTGACTTCAATGGCTTACAACATGGATGAAGCGAAAGCATTACTTGAAGAAGCAGGCTATGCGGACGGCTTTAAAACTACAATTTGGACGAATGACAATCCAGCTCGTCAACAAGTTGCAATTGTTTTACAGGAAAACTTGAAAAAATTAAACATTCAAGCTGAAATCGAAGTAATGGAATTCGGTTCATACTTGGAAAAAACAGCTGCCGGTGAGCACGATATGTTCATCTTAGGCTGGTCTAACCCGACTGGTGATGCGGACTACGGTCTATATGCATTATTCCACTCTTCACAACATGGTGACCCAGGTAACCGTTCATTCTACACAAGCGAAAAAGTAGATGAATTATTAGAAAACGGTCGTCGTGAAGCAGATCCAACTGCACGTGAAGCTATCTACAAAGAAGCTTTACAACTGATCTCAGACGAGTCGCCAATGGCATTCGTATTACACCCTTACACTTTAACTGGTGTATCTGATAAAGTTTCCGGCTTCAACGTTGGTACTGACAGCATTTATCAATTACGTGACGTTAAAATTAGCGAGTAATTGAACATAAAAAAGCATTCCTTCAAGAAATTCTTGATGGAATGCTTTTTCTTTTTATACAAATATCGGTAGCGGTTGATTCAGCGTATGCAGTGAGATATACGGCACTTCTTCTACAGCTGACTCTCTTTGCAGCTGCAGTATTTCTTCAAACGTTTTCGGGTTTGGGGCCGGCATTGCATCGATTGGCAAACTGAGTGCCTCATTGCCGCTATAACTTTTCAGCATTTCATTAGCCATGATACGGTATCCAAGCTGGTTTGGATGCACATCCCCCACATTCGGCAAATAGGCTGTGCGCTGCTGTTCAAATGCTTCAAAAACATCCACAAATATATACCCTGCTGCTTCAGTTTCCTGCTTCAGTATCGTATTTAAAAGCTGGACCGCCTCTACCGTTCCATCTGCCTGCTCTTTATGAACACTCACATAAGGGAAATAATAGCCAAGTACATAAACTGTCGCTTTCGGCGCCTTTTCATTGATCAATGAAAGCAGCTCCCCCATTTGGGTACGCACCTCATTTAATGCGAAATTCGC belongs to Solibacillus sp. FSL W7-1436 and includes:
- a CDS encoding ABC transporter ATP-binding protein — its product is MAKKELLKVEGLKQYFPIKGGFLGRTVNHVKAVDDISFTIYEGETVSIVGESGCGKSTTGRAILRLEEPTDGSVVFQGTDITKIPKGEMRKFRKDLQIIFQDPYASINPRQTVASVLNEAMHIQNVLPPNQRRARIEQLLETVGLRPYQADRYPHEFSGGQRQRIGIARALSVDPKLIICDEAVSALDVSIQAQVLNLLEELQNEYGLTYLFISHDLGVVRHISDRIIVMYLGKIVEIADKTSLFENPQHPYTKALLSAIPVPDPDAVKSRIVLKGDVPSPIDPPQGCRFHTRCPFATDKCRTEEPVLRTSSIMKNTHEAACHYMEEISAGKMAVKQ
- a CDS encoding ABC transporter ATP-binding protein, whose protein sequence is MNEMENILVVNNLQTSFGTDAGEVRAVDGVSFTVPKGKTIGIVGESGSGKSITSLSILRLLASNGKTKGGEVLFKGKDLLKLSEKAMRDIRGNQISMIFQEPMTSLNPVYTVGQQISETIRIHKKLDKKAAMQQSVEMLKLVGIPSPEKRVKQYPHELSGGMRQRVMIAMALACDPEILIADEPTTALDVTIQAQILELIKDLQNRLGMSVIMITHDLGVVAETCDYVAVMYAGQVVEYSDVRSLFKNPKHPYTLGLLNSLPRHDVEQEKLIPIKGMVPSPHEMPVGCRFAPRCPVAIELCHKKQPDLLNTDDNSSEQIRCWMYSDEWDGESEVTLYGEKRTVKG
- a CDS encoding ABC transporter permease, whose protein sequence is MTKYIIRRLLQTIPVLFGVSILVFSLMFLIPGDPAQVMAGEGASEQTVENLREKLGLNDPPYVQYGRFLGNALQGDLGNSIRSGRPVMDEIQARFWITVEVSVYATILAVFIGLIAGIISAVRHYTLTDVSIMIVALFGLSMPNFWLGLLLIQWFALGNLPFDMDLPEFLKMRPSGWGDSWRQIILPVVTLGTGGAAIIARMTRSSMLEVIGQDYIRTARAKGVSERIVIYRHALKNALIPVVTVIGLEFGGFLGGAVLTETIFAINGMGRLTIDAIRQRDFPIVQGTVLVISLLFVIVNLLVDISYKFLNKRIDLN
- the nikC gene encoding nickel transporter permease, whose product is MSTTQTEQNPSTVRKSNPRAEAFKTFMKRLLKNKAAVVGGIIILFIILVGIFGPFLVKTDPNAQNILNKLQPPSKEHWFGTDNFGRDIFSRIVNGTKLTLTVGFLSVFIGGVIGVVIGIIAGYYGGAVDTITMRLMDILLAFPGILLALAIVSVLGGSLINVIIAVGIFSIPAFARIVRGSTLQVKKLEYIDAVKALGASDIRIIFKHILPNIMSPIIVQATMRIATAILTASGLAFLGLGAQPPAAEWGAMLSDGRAFMHNAGHMVLIPGMMIVIVVLAFNIFGDGLRDALDPKMKQ
- a CDS encoding glutathione ABC transporter substrate-binding protein, with amino-acid sequence MSFSKKSLWMLLLTFTLALVLAACAGGDDSEDTSKDSGDTGTETNTDSGTTEEAAGGGDLIIAELSDASSLDPHGSNDVPSSNIQSNLYETLVNRDADGELVPGLAESWTQVDDVTWEFKLKQGVTFHDGEEFNAEAVKASFDRLLDPEVASPRAFLFEMVTEVKVVDESTVQFVTEYPFSPLLAHLTHNGGSIISPKSIEEDYAAMEADSSVNAGSVIGTNPVGTGPFKFESWTPGTEIKLVKYAEYAGTPAHIDSVTFKVVPEGATRVAELESGYAHIIGAVEPAQVANVNSFDEASVLETASSSLTYLGFNTEKEPFNDPKVRQAISKAIDRPTLIEGIYEGFGIPAISPLAPGIFGYTEDVTSMAYNMDEAKALLEEAGYADGFKTTIWTNDNPARQQVAIVLQENLKKLNIQAEIEVMEFGSYLEKTAAGEHDMFILGWSNPTGDADYGLYALFHSSQHGDPGNRSFYTSEKVDELLENGRREADPTAREAIYKEALQLISDESPMAFVLHPYTLTGVSDKVSGFNVGTDSIYQLRDVKISE
- a CDS encoding SGNH/GDSL hydrolase family protein gives rise to the protein MRKIIFSLIFCIVLFPTAALANEREVYIALGDSLAAGQTPYSQIDAGYTDYIALQLKRHGKLAHFSKELTFPGYRVGNVIETVQSEQAAPLLNEATLITLSAGANNLLPLITHSPQQGTLSFSQLSANFALNEVRTQMGELLSLINEKAPKATVYVLGYYFPYVSVHKEQADGTVEAVQLLNTILKQETEAAGYIFVDVFEAFEQQRTAYLPNVGDVHPNQLGYRIMANEMLKSYSGNEALSLPIDAMPAPNPKTFEEILQLQRESAVEEVPYISLHTLNQPLPIFV